A window from Primulina eburnea isolate SZY01 chromosome 2, ASM2296580v1, whole genome shotgun sequence encodes these proteins:
- the LOC140823083 gene encoding methionine--tRNA ligase, chloroplastic/mitochondrial-like isoform X2: MMVLNTIVHLFLRRWELFSKSINGECDQNRFFVWVFFLLQRLLGKKVIFITGTDEHGEKIANAAAASGSSPSEHCDSISLAYKALWRELDISYDKFIRTTDPKHENIVKEFYSKVLANGDIYRADYEGLYCVNCEEYKDEKELLDNNCCPMHLKPCVQRKEDNYFFALSKYQKKLEDVLTDNPDFVQPPFRLNEVQGWIKSGLIDFSISRSSVDWGITVPNDSKQTIYVWFDALLGYISALAEENDQQPNLQTVISSGWPASLHLIGKDILRFHAVYWPAMLMSAGLRLPKMVFGHGFLTKDGLKMGKSLGNTLEPTELVHRFGPDAVRYFFLKEVEFGSDGDYSEDRFINIINAHLANTIGNLLNRTLGLLKKNCQSTFAVDSSVAAEGNMFKDTVERLVNKSRTHYENLEISSACEAVLEIGIAGNVYIDEKAPWSLFKQGGSAFETAAKDLVIVLEAIRIVAIVLSPITPSLSSRIYTQLGFSEDQFNGVTWSDTRWGGLKQGHVTAEPKPVFARIELRTEENNVGGEFQKANKKMGRQKTRKVVEA; the protein is encoded by the exons ATGGTGAATGCGATCAGAATAGATTCTTTGTGTGGGTGTTTTTTTTACTGCAGAGGCTTCTTGGGAAAAAGGTTATATTTATAACTGGCACTGATGAGCATGGAGAAAAGATTGCTAATGCTGCAGCTGCCAGTGGTTCCAGCCCTAGTGAACACTGTGATTCCATTTCACTGGCTTATAAAGCACTATGGAGAGAG TTAGACATCAGTTATGACAAGTTCATCCGTACAACTGATCCAAAACATGAAAACATTGTGAAAGAGTTCTACTCTAAGGTTCTTGCCAACGGTGATATATATCGTGCTGACTATGAAGGATTATACTGTGTTAATTGTGAGGAGTACAAG GATGAGAAGGAATTGTTGGATAATAATTGCTGTCCCATGCACCTGAAGCCATGTGTCCAAAGGAAGGAAGACAATTATTTCTTTGCCCTTTCAAAGTatcaaaaaaaattagaagatGTTTTGACAGATAATCCAGATTTCGTGCAGCCGCCATTTCGTTTAAATGAG GTGCAAGGTTGGATCAAAAGTGGCCTGATAGATTTTTCGATTTCCCGGTCATCTGTGGATTGGGGCATTACAGTGCCAAATGATTCTAAACAGACTATATATGTCTGGTTTGATGCTTTGTTGGG TTACATATCTGCTCTTGCAGAGGAAAATGATCAACAACCTAATCTACAAACTGTCATTTCTTCAGGTTGGCCTGCATCACTGCACTTGATTGGGAAG GACATATTACGGTTTCATGCAGTTTATTGGCCTGCGATGTTGATGTCAGCTGGGCTACGCCTCCCAAAGATGGTTTTTGGCCATGGATTCTTGACAAAG GATGGTTTGAAAATGGGAAAATCATTGGGAAATACTCTTGAACCGACTGAGCTGGTGCACAGATTTGGACCTGATGCAGTCAGGTACTTCTTCCTTAAGGAGGTGGAATTTGGTAGTGATGGGGACTACTCAGAGGACCGATTCATCAATATTATTAATGCACATCTTGCAAATACTATTG GTAACCTACTTAATCGTACGTTGGGGCTTCTGAAAAAGAATTGTCAATCAACTTTTGCTGTTGATTCTAGTGTTGCCGCAGAAGGAAATATGTTCAAGGATACCGTGGAGAGGCTG GTCAACAAATCCCGGACCCActatgaaaatttagaaatttcTTCAGCTTGTGAGGCTGTGCTAGAGATTGGTATTGCTGGAAATGTATATATTGATGAAAAAGCACCATGGTCTCTATTTAAGCAAGGAGGTTCGGCTTTTGAAACAGCCGCCAAG GACCTAGTAATTGTTTTGGAAGCAATAAGGATCGTAGCAATCGTTTTATCTCCAATAACTCCAAGTTTATCTTCAAGAATATATACTCAGCTTGGTTTCTCTGAAGATCAATTCAATGGTGTCACTTGG AGTGATACCAGATGGGGCGGGCTAAAGCAAGGTCATGTCACGGCTGAGCCAAAGCCTGTTTTCGCGAGAATTGAGCTCCGGACCGAAGAAAACAACGTAGGTGGTGAATTTCAGAAAGCTAACAAAAAGATGGGGAGGCAAAAGACTCGAAAAGTAGTTGAAGCCTAG